Genomic segment of Streptomyces sp. NBC_01210:
CGCCAGGTTGTGTGCGCATGTACGTACATTAAATGAACCGCCGTGCGGCTCCACCGGGCGCGGCGCGGCCACGACCCGGAATCAGGTGAAAGATCGTGACGGACGCCGTGGGCTCCATCGACATGCCTGATGCCGATGACGAGGCGCCGGAGTCGAAGAAGCGGACCCGCAAGGGCGGCAAGCGCGGTAAGAAGGGCCCTCTGGGTCGTCTCGCGCTCTTCTACCGACAGATCGTCGCCGAGCTGCGCAAGGTCGTCTGGCCCACTCGTAGCCAGCTGACGACGTACACCACAGTGGTGATTGTCTTCGTAGTCGTCATGATTGGTCTGGTGACCGTGATTGACTATGGGTTCCAGGAAGCCGTCAAGTACGTCTTCGGCTGATCCCGCGGGGGGCGCCGGCAGCGGCGCCTCTTTCGCATGTTCCACCCCATCTGTATCCAGGAAGAAGCAGCCACCGTGTCTGACCCGAACCTGAACGACGCCGTCGAGCCCGTGGAGGGCGAAGAGACTGCGGCGACGGCCGAGGCGGCCGAGGCTGCGCCGGACACGGTCGACATCGACGCGCTCGACGACGACGCGCTCGACATCGTCGAAGGGGCGGACGAGGTCGACCTCGCCGAGGCTGCCGACGCCGCCGCGGGCGAGCCCGCCGAGAAGGCCGCGATGCACGTCGAGGACGAGGCCACCGCAGTGGCCGAGGTCGAAGAGGACGAGGCCGCCACAGCCGACGTCGACGAGGACGCCGAAGAGGCCGCCGGCGCCGAGGACGAAGAGCCCGCAGAGCCCGAGGCCCCTGCCGACCCGATCGCCGCTCTCCGCGACGAACTTCGCGGACTGCCCGGCGAGTGGTACGTCATCCACACGTACGCCGGGTACGAGAAGCGTGTGAAGGCGAATCTGGAGCAGCGTGCCGTCTCGCTGAACGTCGAGGACTTCATCTACCAGGCCGAAGTGCCCGAGGAAGAGATCGTCCAGATCAAGAACGGCGAGCGCAAGAACGTCCGCCAGAACAAGCTTCCCGGCTACGTCCTGGTCCGCATGGACCTGACCAACGAGTCCTGGGGCGTCGTCCGCAACACCCCCGGCGTCACCGGCTTCGTGGGCAACGCCTACGACCCGTACCCGCTGACCCTGGACGAGATCGTCAAGATGCTCGCCCCGGAGGCCGAGGAGAAGGCCGCCCGCGAGGCCGCAGAGGCCGAGGGCAAGCCGGCTCCGGCCCGCAAGGTCGAGGTCCAGGTGCTGGACTTCGAGGTCGGCGACTCGGTCACCGTCACCGACGGCCCGTTCGCGACGCTGCAGGCCACGATCAACGAGATCAACGCCGACTCGAAGAAGGTCAAGGGCCTCGTCGAGATCTTCGGCCGCGAGACCCCGGTCGAGCTCAGCTTCGACCAGATCCAGAAGAACTAGTTCGTTCTGGAACATACGCCTCCGAACAGGTCAGAACGGCTCTCGCAGCCGCTCTGACCTGCTCGGTTTTTGGCCGCGCAGCTGTACCCGTTATCGTTGTGCGGTATGCCTCCATCCGGATGACTGGATGGAGCGCTGAAAACTCTCACTAGGACCCGGAGAGAGCAATGCCTCCCAAGAAGAAGAAGGTCACGGGGCTTATCAAGCTCCAGATCCAGGCCGGCGCGGCCAACCCGGCTCCGCCGGTCGGCCCCGCGCTCGGTCAGCACGGCGTCAACATCATGGAGTTCTGCAAGGCCTACAACGCCGCGACCGAGTCGCAGCGTGGCATGGTCGTGCCGGTGGAGATCACGGTCTACGAGGACCGTTCCTTCACCTTCATCACCAAGACTCCGCCGGCCGCCAAGCTGATCCTCAAGGCCGCGGGTGTGGACAAGGGCTCCGGCGAGCCGCACAAGACCAAGGTTGCCAAGCTCACCGGCGCCCAGGTCCGCGAGATCGCCACGGTCAAGATGCCCGACCTGAACGCCAACGACCTGGACGCCGCGTCGAAGATCATCGCCGGCACCGCCCGTTCCATGGGCATCACGGTCGAGGGCTGACAGCTCAGCTCCCCGTACGACCTCTCAGTGGTAGGACCAAGCGCTGGTCCGCACCACGACTCCACCCCTGAACCTCAGGAGCAGAAGTGAAGCGCAGCAAGACTCTCCGCGCTGCGGACGCCAAGATCGACCGGGAGCGCAACTACGCCCCGCTCGAGGCCGTCCGTCTCGCCAAGGACACCGCCGCCACCAAGTTCGACGGCACCGTCGAGGTCGCCTTCCGCCTGGGCGTTGACCCGCGCAAGGCCGACCAGATGGTCCGTGGCACCGTCAACCTTCCGCACGGCACCGGCAAGACCGCCCGGGTCCTGGTCTTCGCGACCGGTGACCGTGCTGCGGCCGCGGAAGCCGCGGGCGCCGACATCGTCGGCTCCGACGAACTGATCGACGAGGTTGCGAAGGGCCGGCTGGACTTCGACGCCGTCGTCGCCACCCCGGACCTCATGGGCAAGGTCGGCCGCCTCGGCCGCGTGCTCGGTCCGCGTGGTCTGATGCCGAACCCGAAGACCGGCACCGTCACCCCCGATGTCACCAAGGCTGTGAACGACATCAAGGGCGGCAAGATCGAGTTCCGCGTCGACAAGCACTCGAACCTGCACTTCATCATCGGCAAGGTCTCCTTCGACGAGACGAAGCTGGTCGAGAACTACGCCGCGGCGCTGGATGAGATCCTCCGTCTCAAGCCGTCCGCCGCGAAGGGCCGCTACATCAAGAAGGCGACCCTGACCACGACGATGGGCCCCGGCATCCCGCTGGACTCCAACCGCACCCGCAACCTCCTCGTCGAGGAGGACCCGGCTTCCGTCTGAATCTGACGGCAGCCGCGGGTCTCGCGTACTGAAGCCGGTCCCCGTACCTCTCACCGAGGTGCGGGGACCGGCTTTATTCGTACGCGCTGTCGTAGGGCTGCGTTACGGTTCTGTGAGTTCGCTGAGACACAAGGGGTGGGGTTTATGAGCACGTCTGCATTCAGGCGCGCGGGTGTTGCGCTGACGGCGGTCGCCGTGATTGCCGGAGCCGCAGGCTGCCAGGGCGGCGGCAGCGGCAGCGGAGGCGGGACGAAGGCCGGGAGCGGGGGTGTGGCCACGGTCAGCCCGATAGCCGCGCTGCGCACCGTTGAGCAGAAGACCAACGGAGCCCACTCCGCAAAGGTCGACGGCACGATGGTGATGGGCTCTGCCATGACCGTGACGATGAACGGGGCCCTCGACTGGGCGGACGGCATCACCGGCGCCATGGAGATGAAATACACCGGCGGCACCATGGCGGACGCCATGAAGAAGGCCGGTGGCAACGGGGCCATGAAGGCCCGCTATCTGAGCGATGCGTACTACGCGAACCTGGGCGACGGCCTCGCCACGCAGACGGGCGGCAAGCACTGGATCCGGTACGGCTACGCCGATCTGTCCAAGCTGATGGGCGCCTCCGGCGACGTCATGAAGGACCAGATGCAGAACGCCACTCCGGACAAGGGAGTGAAGGCCCTGCTCGCCTCGGGCGATGTGAAGAAGGTGGGCGAGGAGAAGGTACGGGGCGTCTCCGCCACGCATTACTCCGGCACGGTCGACGTCGCGAAGCTGACGGAGAAGAACGCCGCGCTCAGCGCCGACCAGCTGAAGGCCTTCAAGGAGCAGCTCGGCAAGGCCGGCGTCACCACCGAGAAGGTCGACATCTGGGTCGACAAGAACGACCTGCTGGTGAAGAAGTCCGAAAGCGGTCAGCTGAAGACCGGCGCGTTCAACTCGACGGTCTTCTACTCCGACTACGGCACCGCGGCGTCGGTCGAGGCGCCGCCGGCCGCTGACACGGTTGACTTCACCAAGCTCATGAACCGGCAGGCGGGGGCCTCGTAAGCGGCGATTTGCCTGACGCGGAACCATTCGCGTACTCTTCCACAGAAGCCAAAGACCGCTGGTCGTTGCTGTGTCCTCGCAAGAGGGTGCGGTGGCCGAAGGATCCGCTGACTGCGGACGTCCTGCGCAGGTGACTGTGGACAGCTCCCGGACTCGCTCCGGTAGAGCTACGCCCCGTGCGCCTGCGCCGGGGCGTTTCGTTTTGTTCAGCCCCTTCTGAGCGGTCCTCATCACCCGGAAGGAGGCCGACGCTCTATGGCAAGGCCCGACAAGGCTGCCGCGGTAGCCGAGCTCGCGGACCAGTTCCGCAGCTCGAACGCCGCCGTGCTGACCGAGTACCGGGGTCTCACCGTGGCCCAGCTCAAGCAGCTGCGCCGTTCGCTCGGTGAGAACGCCCAGTACGCCGTGGTGAAGAACACGCTGACCAAGATTGCGGCCAACGAGGCCGGGATCAACACGCTCGACGACCTGTTCAACGGTCCGACAGCGGTTGCCTTCGTCACCGGTGACCCGGTGGAGTCGGCGAAGGGTCTTCGTGACTTCGCCAAGGACAACCCCAACCTCATCATCAAGGGCGGTGTCCTTGACGGTAAGGCGCTGTCCGCCGATGAGATCAAGAAGCTTGCGGACCTCGAGTCCCGCGAGGTTCTGCTCGCCAAGCTGGCGGGCGCCATGAAGGGCAAGCAGTCCCAGGCTGCCGCGCTCTTCCAGGCGCTTCCCTCGAAGTTCGTCCGCACCGCGGAGGCGCTTCGTGCCAAGAAGGCCGAGCAGGGCGGTGCCGAGTAATTCGGCTCGCGCATTGACCGTCGCCGCGTAACGCGGCCGGTCGCAGCGGGCCGTACGCCCGCCGACATATACATCCGGCACCAGCCGAATTAGTGGAAGGACCGCCATCATGGCGAAGCTCACCCAGGACGACCTGCTTGCGCAGTTCGAGGAGATGACCCTCATCGAGCTCTCCGAGTTCGTGAAGGCCTTCGAGGAGAAGTTCGACGTCACCGCCGCCGCCCCGGTCGCCGTTGCCGCTGGTGGCGCCGCTGCCGCCCCGGCCGAGGCCGAGGCCGAGCAGGACGAGTTCGACGTCATCCTCACCGGCGCCGGCGAGAAGAAGATCCAGGTCATCAAGGTCGTGCGCGAGCTGACCTCCCTGGGTCTCAAGGAGGCCAAGGACCTCGTCGACGGCACCCCGAAGCCGGTCCTCGAGAAGGTCGCCAAGGAGGCCGCTGAGAAGGCTGCCGAGTCCCTCAAGGCCGCTGGCGCGTCCGTCGAGGTCAAGTGACCTTCTGAGTCTCTGCCGCGCGCCGGAAGGCGTGTAGCGGCAACAGCCGGTTCCGCTTAGGGGCCGCTGGGGACACAGCGAAGGGCGATCACCCATCCGGGTGGTCGCCCTTCGGCGTTCCCGCGAGGCCTGCCTTGCTCTTCCGTTTTCGGGGGGTATCGTGATCTTCGCCGTGCGCCCCTGACGCTGGTCAGTGACGATCCCAGCAGCCAGTTTGAGTGGGGGGGCCTTGACGAACCGCACGGAGCGCGCAATTCTCAGGACGCGTCGTCACAACGATCCGGATCCGAGGCATGGATCGACGACCGAACGGGCAGTATCGATGTGCGCCACATGGCGCGAGGGCTTGCCGCGGAGTTGAGAACAACGAGGGTCTCGAAAACCCGCACTGGACATCAGTGTGCCAAGTGGCTACACTGACCCTTTGCGCTGCCTGTTAGCTGCCTCCTGCCCGTCACCAGGGGCATCCCCACGCACGAGCACCGTTGATTGATCATCCCTCACCTGGGATTTCTATCTCCGTGCCCAGCATGGGACCGGTACGCGCGTAGTGAGTCCGAGCCCTCGGAAGGACCCCCTCTTGGCCGCCTCGCGCAACGCCTCGACCGCGAATACGAACAACGGCGCCAGCACCGCCCCGCTGCGCATCTCCTTTGCAAAGATCAAGGAGCCCCTCGAGGTTCCGAACCTCCTCGCGCTGCAGACCGAGAGCTTTGACTGGCTGCTCGGAAACGCCGCTTGGAAGGCTCGTGTCGAGGCGGCTCTGGACAGCGGACAGGACGTCCCCACCAAGTCCGGTCTGGAAGAGATCTTCGAGGAGATCTCTCCGATCGAGGACTTCTCCGGGTCGATGTCGCTTACTTTCCGCGACCACCGCTTCGAGCCTCCGAAGAACTCCATCGACGAGTGCAAGGAGCGCGACTTCACGTACGCTGCCCCGCTCTTCGTCACCGCCGAGTTCACCAACAACGAGACCGGCGAGATCAAGTCCCAGACGGTCTTCATGGGCGACTTCCCGCTCATGACCAACAAGGGCACCTTCGTCATCAACGGCACCGAGCGTGTCGTGGTGTCCCAGCTGGTCCGCTCGCCGGGTGTCTACTTCGACTCCAACATCGACAAGACGTCCGACAAGGACATCTTCACGGCCAAGATCATCCCGTCCCGGGGTGCCTGGCTCGAGATGGAGATCGACAAGCGCGACATGGTCGGTGTCCGCATCGACCGCAAGCGCAAGCAGTCCGTCACCGTCCTGCTCAAGGCTCTCGGTTGGACCACCGAGCAGATCCTTGAGGAGTTCGGCGAGTACGAGTCGATGCGCGCCACCTTGGAGAAGGACCACACCCAGGGCCAGGACGACGCGCTGCTCGACATCTACCGCAAACTGCGTCCGGGCGAGCCCCCGACGCGCGAGGCCGCTCAGACGCTGCTCGAGAACCTCTACTTCAACCCGAAGCGCTACGACCTCGCCAAGGTCGGCCGCTACAAGGTGAACAAGAAGCTCGGCGCGGATGAGCCGCTGGACGCCGGCGTGCTCACCACCGACGATGTCATCGCGACCATCAAGTACCTGGTCAAGCTGCACGCCGGTGAGACCGAGACGGTCGGCGAGAGCGGTACCGAGATCGTCGTCGAGACCGACGACATCGACCACTTCGGCAACCGCCGTCTGCGTAACGTCGGCGAGCTCATCCAGAACCAGGTCCGTACGGGTCTGGCTCGTATGGAGCGCGTCGTGCGTGAGCGCATGACGACCCAGGACGTCGAGGCGATCACGCCGCAGACCCTGATCAACATCCGGCCGGTCGTCGCCTCCATCAAGGAGTTCTTCGGCACCAGCCAGCTGTCGCAGTTCATGGACCAGAACAACCCGCTGTCGGGTCTCACCCACAAGCGCCGTCTGTCGGCGCTCGGCCCGGGTGGTCTCTCCCGTGAGCGGGCCGGCTTCGAGGTCCGTGACGTGCACCCGTCCCACTACGGCCGCATGTGCCCGATCGAGACCCCTGAAGGCCCGAACATCGGTCTGATCGGCTCGCTCGCCTCCTACGGCCGCGTCAACGCGTTCGGCTTCGTCGAGACGCCGTACCGCCGGGTCGTCGACGACCAGGTGACCGACGACGTCGACTACCTGACCGCCGACGAGGAGGACCGGTTCGTCATCGCGCAGGCCAACGCCGCGCTCACCGATGACCTGCGGTTCGCCGAGAACCGCGTGCTGGTCCGCCGCCGTGGCGGCGAGGTCGACTACGTGCCCGGCACGGACGTGGACTACATGGATGTCTCGCCGCGCCAGATGGTGTCGGTCGCGACCGCCATGATCCCGTTCCTCGAGCACGACGACGCCAACCGTGCCCTCATGGGCGCGAACATGATGCGCCAGGCCGTGCCGCTGATCACGTCCGAGGCGCCGCTGGTCGGCACCGGCATGGAGTACCGCTGTGCGGTCGACGCCGGCGACGTCATCAAGGCGGAGAAGGAAGGTGTTGTCCAGGAGGTCTCCGCGGACTACATCACCGTCGCCAACGACGACGGCACGTACACCACGTACCGCATCGCGAAGTTCTCCCGCTCCAACCAGGGCACCTCGGTCAACCAGAAGGTTGTCGTGGACGAGGGCGCCCGGGTCGTCGAGGGCCAGGTCCTCGCCGACGGTCCTGCCACCGAGCAGGGCGAGATGGCGCTGGGCAAGAACCTGCTGGTCGCCTTCATGCCGTGGGAGGGTCACAACTACGAGGACGCGATCATCCTGTCGCAGCGCCTCGTGCAGGACGACGTCCTCTCCTCGATCCACATCGAGGAGCACGAGGTCGACGCCCGTGACACCAAGCTCGGCCCGGAGGAGATCACCCGGGACATCCCGAACGTCTCCGAGGAGGTCCTCGCCGACCTCGACGAGCGCGGCATCATCCGTATCGGTGCCGAGGTTGTCGCCGGCGACATCCTGGTCGGCAAGGTCACGCCCAAGGGCGAGACCGAGCTGACTCCGGAGGAGCGTCTGCTCCGCGCGATCTTCGGTGAGAAGGCGCGTGAGGTCCGTGACACCTCGCTGAAGGTGCCGCACGGCGAGATCGGCAAGGTCATCGGCGTCCGCGTCTTCGACCGCGAGGAGGGCGACGAGCTGCCGCCGGGCGTGAACCAGCTGGTTCGCGTCTACGTCGCGCAGAAGCGCAAGATCACCGATGGTGACAAGCTCGCCGGCCGTCACGGCAACAAGGGCGTCATCTCGAAGATCCTGCCGATCGAGGACATGCCGTTCCTGGAGGACGGCACCCCGGTCGACATCATCCTCAACCCGCTGGGTGTCCCGTCCCGAATGAACCCGGGACAGGTTCTCGAGATCCACCTCGGCTGGCTCGCCAGCCAGGGCTGGAAGGTCGAGGGCAACGAGGAGTGGATGGAGCGGCTGAAGGCGATCGGCGCGGACGAGGTCCAGCCCGGTACGAACGTCGCGACGCCGGTCTTCGACGGTGCGCGCGAGGACGAGATCGCCGGTCTCTTCGAGGCCACGATCCCGAACCGCGACGGCAACCGGATGGTTCAGCCGTCCGGCAAGGCCAACCTGTTCGACGGCCGCTCCGGCGAGCCGTTCCCGGACCCGGTTTCGGTCGGCTACATGTACATCCTCAAGCTCCACCACCTGGTCGACGACAAGCTGCACGCTCGTTCGACCGGTCCGTACTCGATGATCACCCAGCAGCCGCTGGGTGGTAAGGCCCAGTTCGGTGGCCAGCGATTCGGTGAGATGGAGGTGTGGGCGCTGGAGGCTTACGGCGCCGCGTACGCCCTCCAGGAGTTGCTGACCATCAAGTCCGACGACGTTACCGGCCGCGTGAAGGTCTACGAGGCCATCGTCAAGGGCGAGAACATCCCCGAGCCCGGCATTCCCGAGTCCTTCAAGGTGCTCATCAAGGAAATGCAGTCGCTCTGCCTCAACGTGGAGGTGCTGTCCTCGGACGGTATGTCCATCGAGATGCGCGACACGGACGAGGACGTCTTCCGCGCTGCGGAAGAGCTCGGTATCGACCTGTCCCGGCGCGAGCCGAGCAGCGTCGAAGAGGTCTGACGGGTCTGGTCGGGACCTCCTCGTGAGGTCCCGACCCTGCCCCGGACCCGTACAGACCATGATTTAGCGCCCGATATCTCGCTTCACAGCGAGGGGCACGAACCCCTGAGAGGGATTGACGCATAGTGCTCGACGTCAACTTCTTCGACGAGCTGCGGATCGGCCTTGCGACCGCGGACGACATCCGACAGTGGTCCCACGGCGAGGTCAAGAAGCCGGAGACCATCAACTACCGCACGCTCAAGCCCGAGAAGGACGGACTCTTCTGCGAGAAGATCTTCGGTCCGACCCGGGACTGGGAGTGCTACTGCGGTAAGTACAAGCGTGTCCGCTTCAAGGGCATCATCTGTGAGCGCTGTGGCGTCGAGGTCACCCGCGCCAAGGTGCGCCGTGAGCGGATGGGTCACATTGAGCTGGCCGCGCCTGTCACCCACATCTGGTACTTCAAGGGCGTCCCGTCGCGCCTCGGCTACCTGCTCGACCTCGCGCCGAAGGACCTCGAGAAGGTCATCTACTTCGCCGCGTACATGATCACGTTCGTGGACGAGGAGCGCCGGACGCGCGACCTGCCCTCGCTGGAGGCCCATGTCTCCGTCGAGCGCCAGCAGGTCGAGAACCGCCGTGACGCCGACCTCGAGGCCCGCGCCAAGAAGCTCGAGACCGACCTGGCCGAGCTCGAGGCCGAGGGCGCCAAGGCCGATGTGCGCCGCAAGGTGCGCGAGGGCGCCGAGCGTGAGATGAAGCAGCTGCGTGACCGTGCGCAGCGTGAGATCGACCGTCTCGACGAGGTGTGGAGCCGCTTCAAGAACCTCAAGGTCCAGGACCTCGAGGGCGACGAGCTGCTCTACCGCGAGCTGCGTGACCGATTCGGCACGTACTTCGACGGCTCGATGGGTGCCGCGGCGCTGCAGAAGCGCCTGGAGTCCTTCGACCTCGAGGAGGAGGCCGAGCGTCTCCGCGAGATCATCCGTACCGGCAAGGGCCAGAAGAAGACCCGTGCGCTCAAGCGCCTCAAGGTCGTCTCCGCGTTCCTGCAGACCAGCAACAGCCCCAAGGGCATGGTGCTGGACTGCGTGCCGGTCATCCCGCCGGACCTGCGTCCGATGGTGCAGCTGGACGGTGGCCGCTTCGCGACCTCCGACCTGAACGACCTGTACCGCCGTGTGATCAACCGCAACAACCGCCTCAAGCGTCTCCTTGACCTCGGTGCTCCCGAGATCATCGTGAACAACGAGAAGCGGATGCTGCAGGAGGCCGTCGACGCGCTGTTCGACAACGGCCGCCGCGGTCGCCCGGTGACCGGTCCCGGTAACCGCCCGCTGAAGTCCCTCAGCGACATGCTGAAGGGCAAGCAGGGTCGTTTCCGTCAGAACCTGCTCGGCAAGCGAGTCGACTACTCGGCCCGTTCCGTCATCGTCGTCGGCCCGCAGCTCAAGCTGCACCAGTGCGGTCTGCCGAAGGCCATGGCGCTGGAGCTCTTCAAGCCGTTCGTGATGAAGCGTCTGGTCGACCTCAACCACGCGCAGAACATCAAGTCGGCGAAGCGCATGGTCGAGCGCGGCCGCACGGTCGTGTACGACGTGCTCGAAGAGGTCATCGCCGAGCACCCGGTTCTGCTGAACCGTGCGCCCACGCTGCACCGCCTCGGCATCCAGGCCTTCGAGCCGCAGCTGGTCGAGGGCAAGGCCATCCAGATCCACCCGCTCGTCTGCACCGCGTTCAACGCGGACTTCGACGGTGACCAGATGGCCGTGCACCTGCCGCTCTCCGCGGAGGCGCAGGCCGAGGCGCGCATCCTGATGCTCTCCTCGAACAACATCCTGAAGCCGGCCGACGGCCGTCCGGTCACCATGCCGACCCAGGACATGGTGCTGGGTCTGTTCTTCCTCACGACCGACGAGGAAGAGCGCAAGGTCATCGGCGAGGGCCGGTCCTTCGGCTCCACGGCCGAGGCGATCATGGCGTTCGACGCCCGCGAGCTCTCGCTCCAGGCGAAGGTCGACATCCGCTTCCCGGTGGGCACCATCCCGCCGCGCGGCTGGACCCCGCCGGCGCAGGAAGAGGGCGCTGCGGACATCAGCGGCTCCGGCGCGGGCGAGTGGCAGCAGGGTGACAGTTTCCGGCTGCGTACGAGCCTGGGCCGCGCGCTCTTCAACGAGCTGCTGCCCGAGGACTACCCGTTCGTCGACTACTCGGTGGGCAAGAAGCAGCTCTCCGAGATCGTCAACGACCTCGCCGAGCGCTACCCCAAGGTCATCGTGGCGGCGACGCTCGACAACCTGAAGGCGGCCGGCTTCTACTGGGCGACCCGTTCCGGTGTCACCGTGGCCATCTCCGACGTCGTGGTCCCCGAGGCCAAGAAGGCGATCGTCGCGGGCTACGAGGCGCAGGACGAGAAGGTCCAGAAGCAGTACGAGCGCGGTCTGATCACCAAGGACGAGCGCACGCAGGAGCTCATCGCGATCTGGACCAAGGCGACCAACGAGGTCGCCGAGGCGATGAACGCGAACTTCCCGAAGACGAACCCCATCTTCATGATGGTTGACTCGGGTGCCCGAGGAAACATGATGCAGATGCGTCAGATCGCCGGTATGCGTGGTCTGGTGTCGAACGCCAAGAACGAGACCATCCCGCGGCCCATCAAGGCGTCGTTCCGTGAGGGTCTCACCGTGCTGGAGTACTTCATCTCCACCCACGGTGCCCGTAAGGGTCTGGCGGACACCGCCCTGCGTACCGCGGACTCGGGTTACCTGACCCGTCGTCTGGTGGACGTCTCGCAGGACGTCATCATCCGCGAAGAGGACTGTGGCACCGACCGCGGCCTCAAGCTGCGGATCGCCGAGCGCGGCGCCGACGGTGTGCTGCGCAAGGCGGAGGACGTCGAGACGTCCGTGTACGCCCGCATGCTCGCCGAGGACGTCGTCGTCGACGGCAAGGTCATCGCGCCGGCCAATGTCGACCTGGGCGATGTGCTCATCGACGCGGTCGTCGCCGCGGGCGTCGAGGAGGTCAAGACCCGCTCGGTCCTGACCTGTGAGTCCGCGGTCGGCACCTGTGCGTACTGCTACGGCCGTTCGCTCGCCACCGGCAAGCTGGTGGACATCGGTGAGGCGGTCGGCATCATCGCCGCCCAGTCCATCGGTGAGCCCGGTACCCAGCTGACGATGCGTACCTTCCACACCGGTGGTGTGGCCGGTGACGACATCACCCAGGGTCTGCCCCGTGTCGTCGAGCTCTTCGAGGCTCGTACGCCCAAGGGTGTCGCCCCGATCTCGGAGGCGGCAGGCCGCGTCCGTATCGAGGAGACCGAGAAGACCAAGAAGCTCGTTGTCACCCCCGACGACGGCAGCGACGAGACGGCGTTCCCGATCTCGAAGCGCGCCCGTCTGCTGGTGGGCGAGGGCGACCATGTCGAGGTGGGCCAGAAGCTCACCGTGGGTGCCACCAACCCGCACGACGTGCTGCGGATCCTCGGTCAGCGCGCGGTCCAGGTCCACCTGGTCGGCGAGGTCCAGAAGGTCTACAACTCGCAGGGTGTGTCGATCCACGACAAGCACATCGAGATCATCATCCGGCAGATGCTGCGCCGTGTGACGATCATCGAGTCCGGCGACGCGGAGCTGCTGCCGGGCGAGCTCGTCGAGCGCTCGAAGTTCGAGACCGAGAACCGTCGTGTGGTCACGGAAGGCGGCCACCCGGCCTCCGGCCGTCCGCAGCTGATGGGTATCACCAAGGCCTCGCTCGCCACCGAGTCGTGGCTGTCGGCGGCGTCCTTCCAGGAGACGACCAGGGTTCTGACCGACGCGGCGATCAACGCCAAGTCGGACTCCCTGATCGGCCTCAAGGAGAACGTCATCATCGGTAAGCTCATCCCGGCCGGTACGGGTCTGTCCCGCTACCGCAACATCCGGGTGGAGCCCACCGAGGAGGCCAAGGCCGCGATGTACTCGGCCGTCGGCTACGACGACATCGACTACTCGCCGTTCGGCTCCGGCTCCGGCCAGGCCGTTCCGCTGGAGGACTACGACTACGGTCCGTACAACCAGTAAGGCAGTAGCAACGCCACAGGGCGGTCATCCCTCGCGGATGACCGCCCTGTGGCGTATGTTGCAGGGTGGTGTGTCCTGCGCGTGTGCATTTGTTTTGACCGGAGCCGATGCGGTAGGTACGCTCTGACCTTGTGCCTGGGGTGTGCCTGGGCTCGTGTGCGTGTCCTCAACCGCACGGCGAGTCCGAAAATGGCCACCGCAATCTGCGTTCTCTTCCTTCTCGGGGGAGCCTGCAGCATTCGACACACCCGACCGCGTGGGTCGGCGACGTTCCAGGTTAGCTTCACTAACGGCACACAGAAACCGGAGAAGTAGTGCCTACGATCCAGCAGCTGGTCCGGAAGGGCCGGCAGGACAAGGTCGAGAAGAACAAGACGCCCGCGCTCGAGGGTTCCCCTCAGCGTCGTGGTGTCTGCACGCGTGTGTTCACGACCACCCCGAAGAAGCCGAACT
This window contains:
- the rpoB gene encoding DNA-directed RNA polymerase subunit beta, producing the protein MAASRNASTANTNNGASTAPLRISFAKIKEPLEVPNLLALQTESFDWLLGNAAWKARVEAALDSGQDVPTKSGLEEIFEEISPIEDFSGSMSLTFRDHRFEPPKNSIDECKERDFTYAAPLFVTAEFTNNETGEIKSQTVFMGDFPLMTNKGTFVINGTERVVVSQLVRSPGVYFDSNIDKTSDKDIFTAKIIPSRGAWLEMEIDKRDMVGVRIDRKRKQSVTVLLKALGWTTEQILEEFGEYESMRATLEKDHTQGQDDALLDIYRKLRPGEPPTREAAQTLLENLYFNPKRYDLAKVGRYKVNKKLGADEPLDAGVLTTDDVIATIKYLVKLHAGETETVGESGTEIVVETDDIDHFGNRRLRNVGELIQNQVRTGLARMERVVRERMTTQDVEAITPQTLINIRPVVASIKEFFGTSQLSQFMDQNNPLSGLTHKRRLSALGPGGLSRERAGFEVRDVHPSHYGRMCPIETPEGPNIGLIGSLASYGRVNAFGFVETPYRRVVDDQVTDDVDYLTADEEDRFVIAQANAALTDDLRFAENRVLVRRRGGEVDYVPGTDVDYMDVSPRQMVSVATAMIPFLEHDDANRALMGANMMRQAVPLITSEAPLVGTGMEYRCAVDAGDVIKAEKEGVVQEVSADYITVANDDGTYTTYRIAKFSRSNQGTSVNQKVVVDEGARVVEGQVLADGPATEQGEMALGKNLLVAFMPWEGHNYEDAIILSQRLVQDDVLSSIHIEEHEVDARDTKLGPEEITRDIPNVSEEVLADLDERGIIRIGAEVVAGDILVGKVTPKGETELTPEERLLRAIFGEKAREVRDTSLKVPHGEIGKVIGVRVFDREEGDELPPGVNQLVRVYVAQKRKITDGDKLAGRHGNKGVISKILPIEDMPFLEDGTPVDIILNPLGVPSRMNPGQVLEIHLGWLASQGWKVEGNEEWMERLKAIGADEVQPGTNVATPVFDGAREDEIAGLFEATIPNRDGNRMVQPSGKANLFDGRSGEPFPDPVSVGYMYILKLHHLVDDKLHARSTGPYSMITQQPLGGKAQFGGQRFGEMEVWALEAYGAAYALQELLTIKSDDVTGRVKVYEAIVKGENIPEPGIPESFKVLIKEMQSLCLNVEVLSSDGMSIEMRDTDEDVFRAAEELGIDLSRREPSSVEEV